One Neoarius graeffei isolate fNeoGra1 chromosome 16, fNeoGra1.pri, whole genome shotgun sequence DNA segment encodes these proteins:
- the LOC132900560 gene encoding tubulin alpha-8 chain-like encodes MRECISVHIGQAGVQMGNSCWELYCLEHGIQPDGAITSGSSNLADSSFGTFFNDTGAGKYVPRAVFVDLEPTVVDEIRNGHYRQLYHPEQLISGKEDAANNYARGHYTIGKEAVDSVLDRIRKMTDQCTGLQGFLIFHSFGGGTGSGFTSLLMERLSVDYGKKSKLEFSVYPAPQVSTAVVEPYNSILTTHTTLEHSDCSFMVDNEAIFDICKRNLDIDRPSYNNLNRLIAQVVSSITASLRFDGALNVDLTEFQTNLVPYPRIHFPLVTYAPIISAEKAYHEQLSVAEISNACFEPANQMVKCDPRRGKYMACCLLYRGDVVPKDVNAAIASIKTRRSIQFVDWCPTGFKVGINYQPPTVVPGGDLAKVQRAVCMLSNTTAIAEAWSRLDSKFDLMYAKRAFVHWYVGEGMEEGEFSEAREDLAALEKDYEEVGADSPQDGEDGEEEY; translated from the exons ATG AGGGAGTGTATCTCTGTGCACATTGGTCAAGCAGGAGTCCAGATGGGGAACTCCTGCTGGGAGCTGTATTGCCTGGAGCATGGTATCCAGCCTGATGGGGCAATCACTTCTGGCAGCAGCAACCTGGCTGATTCTTCTTTTGGTACTTTCTTCAATGACACTGGTGCTGGAAAATATGTTCCACGAGCTGTTTTTGTTGACTTGGAGCCAACAGTTGTAG ATGAGATTAGGAATGGACACTATCGTCAACTTTACCACCCAGAGCAACTAATCAGTGGCAAAGAGGATGCAGCTAACAACTATGCTCGTGGTCATTATACCATTGGCAAGGAGGCTGTAGACTCTGTCCTTGATCGCATACGAAAAATG ACTGACCAGTGTACAGGTCTGCAAGGATTCCTGATCTTTCATAGCTTTGGTGGTGGAACTGGATCTGGTTTCACCTCTCTGCTGATGGAGCGCCTATCTGTTGACTATGGCAAAAAATCAAAGCTGGAGTTCTCAGTCTACCCTGCTCCCCAGGTTTCCACTGCAGTGGTAGAGCCTTATAATTCCATCTTAACCACTCATACCACCCTCGAGCACTCTGATTGTTCCTTCATGGTGGACAACGAGGCTATATTTGACATTTGCAAGCGCAATTTGGATATAGACCGTCCGTCCTACAACAATCTGAACAGGCTAATTGCACAGGTTGTTTCTTCTATCACTGCTTCTTTGCGATTTGATGGCGCTCTCAATGTTGATCTAACGGAGTTCCAGACcaatctggttccataccctcGTATCCATTTCCCACTGGTTACCTATGCCCCCATCATATCTGCTGAGAAAGCCTACCACGAGCAGCTGTCTGTGGCTGAGATCTCAAATGCTTGCTTTGAGCCAGCCAACCAGATGGTGAAATGTGACCCTCGTCGTGGCAAATACATGGCCTGTTGCTTGCTCTATCGTGGTGATGTGGTACCCAAAGACGTCAATGCTGCTATCGCAAGCATCAAGACCCGTCGCTCAATCCAGTTTGTGGACTGGTGTCCCACGGGCTTCAAGGTGGGGATCAactaccagccccccactgtagtaCCTGGTGGAGATCTGGCTAAGGTCCAAAGGGCTGTATGCATGCTGAGTAACACTACTGCAATTGCTGAAGCCTGGAGTCGCTTggattccaaatttgacctgatgTATGCCAAGCGGGCATTTGTGCACTGGTATGTTGGTGAGGGAATGGAAGAAGGAGAGTTCTCTGAAGCCAGAGAGGACCTGGCTGCCTTGGAAAAGGATTATGAGGAGGTTGGAGCAGATTCTCCTCAAGATGGTGAAGATGGAGAGGAGGAGTACTAG